One part of the Lotus japonicus ecotype B-129 chromosome 2, LjGifu_v1.2 genome encodes these proteins:
- the LOC130738652 gene encoding organelle RRM domain-containing protein 6, chloroplastic-like, which translates to MAPMANLVVGVASVPLPSPPTTNSSASPFNSKTQTQTLHLHCSQTNHRKTPFPSSLSSPLRIQGSCYLLACLPPSSESSSSSPSAKPSSSSAPSTRLYVSGLSFRTTEESLRNCFKNFGQLVDVNLVMDKLANRPRGFAFLRYATEEESQKAIEGMHGKFLDGRVIFVEVAKPRSELRQRFQQNTMQR; encoded by the exons ATGGCTCCTATGGCTAACCTTGTTGTTGGAGTAGCTTCTGTTCCTCTACCTTCACCACCCACAACAAACTCAAGTGCTTCCCCTTTCAACTCCAAGacccaaacacaaacacttCATCTCCATTGCTCTCAAACCAACCACAGAAAAACCCCATTCCCTTCTTCCCTCTCATCACCACTCAGAATCCAAGGTAGTTGTTACCTGTTAGCAtgtcttcctccttcttctgaaTCCTCAAGCTCATCTCCCAGTGCtaaaccctcttcttcttctgctcctTCAACTAGGCTCTACGTCAGTG gGCTTTCATTTCGTACCACTGAAGAGAGCTTGCGAAATTGTTTCAAGAATTTCGGTCAACTTGTTGATG TCAATCTGGTGATGGATAAACTTGCAAATAGACCAAGAGGGTTTGCTTTTCTTCGGTATGCAACGGAAGAAGAATCTCAGAAGGCTATTGAGGGAATGCATGGAAAG TTCTTGGATGGTAGAGTCATATTTGTGGAAGTTGCCAAACCGAGATCAGAGCTACGGCAAAGATTCCAGCAAAACACTATGCAGAGATGA
- the LOC130738654 gene encoding protein REVEILLE 7-like, translated as MEMKDQVEGPRSTIYGTASNFPSNGGTQSDNVAKLPDTPAGNSLAPKARKPYTITKQREKWTEEEHQKFLEALKLYGRGWRQIEEHIGSKTAVQIRSHAQKFFSKVVRESDGSAESSIQPIAIPPPRPKRKPLHPYPRKSADSFKGQTVPNEPEKSPSANLSGGEKETQSPTSVLSAFGSEAFGSAFSEQTNRCLSPNSCTTDIHSMSLSPAEKDNDCMTSKPAEVEEKGSLASVNLTTGLNPLMCMKSEIGAEETEGLKEDATNMPPISSSIKLFGRTVSMVGNLMSMKVDDENIKPETIEMDDVENVKVGQVGASEPLDTQLSLGLSCGKLTSIEHPKENLCSSEDDPDSSLPSLSLYQGLSAFNLRPCNHEILNPMPLRPCLKVRAREEESSCTGSNTESVGKNSDTVDSKLQKYHEDGVAPQKSGRGFVPYKRCLAERDANSLIVGLEEREGQRARLCS; from the exons ATGGAGATGAAG GATCAAGTTGAAGGCCCACGGTCTACCATATATGGCACAGCTAGTAACTTCCCTTCCAATGGTGGAACGCAATCTGATAATGTTGCAAAGTTGCCAGATACACCTGCTGGAAATAGCCTTGCTCCCAAG GCGAGGAAACCCTATACCATTACTAAACAAAGGGAGAAATGGACAGAGGAAGAGCATCAAAAGTTCCTTGAAGCTTTGAAATTGTATGGTCGTGGCTGGCGTCAAATTGAAG AGCATATAGGTAGCAAAACTGCTGTTCAGATTCGAAGCCATGCTCAGAAGTTTTTCTCTAAG GTTGTGCGAGAATCTGATGGAAGTGCTGAAAGTTCTATTCAGCCTATTGCAATACCTCCTCCTCGGCCGAAGAGGAAGCCTCTCCATCCATATCCCCGGAAATCAGCTGATTCTTTCAAAGGACAGACCGTTCCAAATGAACCAGAAAAATCTCCATCTGCAAACTTGTCAGGTGGAGAGAAAGAGACCCAATCTCCAACCTCTGTGCTATCTGCCTTTGGTTCTGAAGCATTTGGGTCCGCATTTTCTGAGCAGACTAATAGATGTCTTTCACCAAATTCTTGCACAACTGATATCCATTCAATGAGCTTGTCACCTGCTGAAAAGGATAATGATTGCATGACATCGAAACCAGCTGAGGTGGAAGAGAAAGGATCTCTAGCTTCAGTCAATTTAACCACTGGTTTGAACCCACTCATGTGCATG AAGTCCGAGATTGGTGCTGAGGAAACTGAAGGTCTCAAAGAAGATGCTACCAATATGCCACCCATCTCTAGTAGTATCAAGCTTTTTGGAAGAACAGTCTCTATGGTTGGTAATCTAATGTCAATGAAGGTAGATGATGAGAATATCAAGCCAGAAACTATTGAAATGGATGATGTTGAGAATGTAAAGGTTGGCCAAGTAGGGGCATCTGAGCCACTAGATACACAATTATCACTAGGCCTGTCTTGCGGTAAACTGACCAGCATAGAACACCCGAAGGAGAACCTGTGCTCGAGTGAAGATGATCCTGATTCATCTTTACCATCATTGAGTTTGTACCAAGGCCTTTCTGCATTCAACCTCAGGCCATGCAATCATGAAATCTTAAATCCTATGCCTCTTAGGCCGTGTTTGAAGGTAAGAGCAAGAGAGGAGGAAAGTTCTTGCACTGGTTCCAATACTGAATCAGTTGGAAAGAATTCTGATACTGTTGATTCTAAACTTCAAAAGTATCATGAGGATGGAGTAGCACCCCAGAAGTCTGGAAGGGGGTTTGTACCATATAAAAGATGTTTAGCTGAAAGAGATGCAAATTCTTTAATTGTTGGCTTGGAAGAGAGGGAGGGACAACGAGCTCGGTTGTGCTCATAA